Genomic window (Musa acuminata AAA Group cultivar baxijiao chromosome BXJ1-9, Cavendish_Baxijiao_AAA, whole genome shotgun sequence):
TAAGGCAGTATTTATTCTTTTGTTTGGGGCAGCTTTATATGGTTTTGTTCTACTGTTAGTCTATATTTTGAGTGGAACCAATATTGATTTTTATTCTCTTTTGTTCTTTCACCACAGCCTGTTAATGTTCTGCACTTTGCTGGTCAGGTGTAAAATTCGTCCGTGGTTTTGCTCTTTGCTGGCTGTCAATGCACCACCTTTCCTTGTAGTAGCTCATTGGTTTATAGAAGGAAGGGGGGATTACCTTTGTTTGTGTTAATTGGCTTTACTGACCAGCTGCACCAAAGGTGTATTAGGTGAAAGCTGCTCCCAACAAAGCTTTTACTCAGTCCACAGAGTTGTGATATCTGCAGCTTCATTGCTTTATGTATGTGAAGTTGCATTTTTATGCAAGTGCGTTGAGCTTCCAGCAGGGCTATTTTCATTTATATGCAGATGAGAAATGCCACTGCTGACAATTGCTTGTGATAGTTGACTGATCAAGATTATATTAATGTTAGTTCTGCCTCCTTCCAATGTTTCTGCTCTGAGAAATATACTGCTTTCATTTTGGTGTTCTTCTAGATTAACTGCTGATTTGTTACCTCTTATGGTTCATTTGTTCTTCTCAGGAATGACAGGAGCAGCTTCTGGATAAAACTCGAGTAGAAATGCACACAGCACTTCAGTCAGGTGGGCGTTCTCCTAAACCACTTAATGGTCCGTCCGGTGCACAACAGTTGAAATCTGGTTCGGAGAGTGACCATAATACTGGCCCTTCTCTCCTGTCACACTCTAAGTCAAAAAAGAGGGACAGGAGTGATCAGTGCACAGAGCCTATCAAGAGAGAGCGGCCTTCTAAACCAGATGATGGTGATTCTATTGACTTCAAGTCTGATAACATGATCAAGGCAGAAATAGTCAAAATAACAGAAAAAGGTGGACTTGTAAGCTCCGAAGGGGTTGAGAAATTAGTGTACTTAATGCAGCTTGATAGAACTGAGAAAAAAATAGACGTTGCAAGTCGGATATTGGTGGCAGATGTGATTGCAGCCACTGATCGATATGATTGCCTTAACAGGTTTGTGCAGCTTCAGGGTGTGCCGGTCTTGAATGATTGGCTCCATGAGGTTCACAAATGTAAGGCTGGTGATGCTAGTAATCCTAAAGAAAGTGATAAAGCTGTTGAGGACCTTATCTTGGCTCTTCTTCGTGCACTGGCTAAATTGCCTGTGAACCTTAATGCTTTGCAGACTTGTAACATTGGTAAATCTGTGAATCATTTGCGGACCCATAAAAACCCTGAGATCCAGAAGAAAGCTAGGAGTCTTATTGACACCTGGAAGAAACGAGTTGATGCAGAATTTGCAAAGATCAGTGATGCAAAATCTGTTGCATCAGGCCAACCTGTTTGGCAAGTCAAGCCAGGTTCTTCTGATGTTTCTCATGCAGGAAGTAGACGTGCTGGATCAACTGATATGACTTCAAAGAGCCCTGTAACTCCAACCACATTGTGTAAAACTCTGCCTAGTAAGCCTGGACATTCAGATGTTATTGTTAAGTCAGAAACGCAAGGAAATTTGAAAATGGGTTCAACCTTAGTAACATCTGTTCCAGCTGGCTCAAAGGATTCACTTTGCAAAGCATCTGCTAACACTGGGGCAGAGATGCTGCCAACAGCAGTCAAAGAGGAGAAGAGCAGCAGTTCCAGTCAATCTCAGAACAATAGCCAGTCTTGTTCAAGTGATCATGCAAAAACAGTAGGTTCTTCATGGAAGGAAGACACAAGGAGTTCGAGTGCTGGGTCAATAAATGCTACTAAGGTTGCTGGTGGTTCATCTCGTCATCGAAAATCTAGCAATGGGGTTATAGGGACTAGTACTTCTGGATCTCAGAAGGAAGCTAATTCAAGTAAATCTGGTTCTCTCTACAGGGCTACAGCATTCGAAAAATCATCACAATCAGGACTGACATGTGACAACCCAATTGATCTGCCTGTTGTAGATCATGGGAATAGCCACAAGCTCATTGTCAGGCTTCCTAACCCTGTCCGGAGTCCTGCACGAAGTGCAAGCGGAAGTTCATTTGAGGATCCATCAATTTCGGGTAGTAGAGCATCATCTCCTGGGGTCTCGGACAAACATGAGCCCACTGATCGTAGAGTAAAACTTCATCTGCCTAGTACTGCCGCAGATGCTAAAACAGAGTCATGGCAGAGCAACGATGTCAAAGAACTTCCTGTTGGAGTTGGAGGTGACAGATCACCTGCAGCTGATGAACACATCAGGAATGCTGAGGAGACTGGGAAGGCTATAGAGGCTCCAAGAGCTGTATGTTCATCATTTGGAAACGAAAAGGGAATTCTCTGTACTGAATCCAAGACGAGTTCCTTTAGCTCTATAAATGCCTTGATTGAAAGTTGCGTCAAATATTCTGAAGCTAGTGCCTCGTTGGCTGTTGAAGATGATGGGATGAATCTACTTGCTAGCGTGGCAGCTGGAGAAATCTCCAAGTCTGACTTAATTTCTCCCACTGGCTCACCTGGAGCTTCACCTGCAACAGAGGACCCATCAACAGAGGCCAAGTCAAGGttatcaagtgatgatgatgcagCCCAGAGCCATGTTAAATTAGATGAAGTCGCTGATGCAGACTCTATTAAGCAAGGTAAGACTGTTGGTtctattttaactagggatgtcTCGTACCTGGACGGGACCAACTTTTCACGAAATAATGGAACTGATGTCTCCTTGGAAGGTATTAACATGACAGGTATTCATACTGAGCTATCTCCTGCTGCTGTAAATTCTCATAAAGCTGAAGACTCCTGTGCTAAATCGGAATGGAAAGTTGAGGAAGAAAGAGATGGAAAATTTTCTGTTTTCAAACCAGCTGAAGTGGATAAGCGTGATAGTGAAGGAGCTTCCATACTTGAGGAAAAGCAGATGACGGATATGCAGGTTTTGGACCATTATACAGGTTGCAAGCTTAAAGAAACAAGCTTATCAGCAGAGGAAAGCAAACCTATTGAATATGCTCATCAGAAGATTGAAGATGGCAGCATATGTACCTCTGAAATTGTTTGCAATGATGGAGATGACCTTGACATTGCTGTTTCAGGTATTAAATCAGAAAAGCTGGTTGTTGAGGAATCCCAATCATGTCCTACAGCAAAAAGAATACCTGAGGATGCAACTTCGTCTGACCAGCAGCAACATCTAAGGACAGAGTCTGCGGAGAGAAGTGTGGATGCTGGTATTTCATTGGATTCTCCTGATGTTACTTCATCTAAAGATCCTGATAAGTCTAGGATTTGTAAGCCTGATGACCTGAGTGTCAGTCACTTGGAGTCGAATGATAAACAGGGGAACAACAGCCTCAACTCATCTATGCTTGACGAATCAGTTAGACCTGCAATCAGCTCCTGTGGTGCTGCTGTGGTAGTTGAAGACTTGAAAGTAAAGGAGTCTCATAAAAGTTCAAGCATGGAATCAGCCAGTCAAGAACCACCATCGAGTTTTACAGCCCAAGAGACTGAGCGTCGATCAAAGTCTGCTGGTCCTAGGGTATCTGGGGCTGTTGCAGATGTGCAGGAGGATCTTGCATCATCTGTAGAGGCCTCTTCATTGGCTGTTGAAGCTGCTGTAGATGTTGCCAGTAAGCTTGACTTTGATTTGAATGAAGGCATCATTGGAGATGATGGAAACCAATTTGAGACTGCTGTCTCAGTTTCAACTGTATGTTCCTCTACAGTTCATTTGCCCAACCTGTCTCCTTTTGCAAATTCCACATCAACCGGTTTGCCTGCTCCAATTACAGTAGCTGCACCAGCAAAAGGACCTTTCGTTCCAcctgaaaacttacttaggagcAAGGGTGAACCTGGATGGAAAGGCTCAGCTGCCACTAGTGCTTTTCGACCAGCGGAACCACGAAAAGTTCTGGAGATGCCACTTAATACTCCTGGAATGTTGTCACCATCTGATTTTGCAGGGAAGCAGTGTCGCCCTCTGCTTGATATTGATCTGAATGAACCTGATGAGGGAGTTCTTGAAGACATGGCCAACCTGAGCTCTGCTAAGACCATGGGCTCTGAATCTGGGACAACAAGTAATCTTGATGCATCCCCTCGAATTTCTGGGGGACTTGATCTTGATTTAAATAGAGTTGATGAAGGTATGGAAAATGGCCAGTTCTTAGCGAGTGCCTCCCATGGAATGGCGGTGCCACTTTTATCTGTAGGACCAGCATCCGCAGAATTTCCTAATAGGGAGTCCAATATGTTAAGGGACTTTGATTTAAATAATGGACCGGGCCCTGAAGAACTTTGTTCTGAACCTATAACTAGGAGTCAAAATACAAAAAACACTAGTAGTGTGCCATTCTTACCTCCAGTAGCCAATGTTAGGATGAATGCTGTTGAAGCAGGAAGTGTGTCATCATGGTTTCCTCCTGGTAGTTCCTATCCTGCTGTTGCTATACCATCCTTCTTGTCGAACAGAGGAGAGCAGCCTTACCCAATTGTTGCAGCACAAGGAGCACAAAGAATTTTGGGGCCAGTTACGGCTAGTGGCCCCTTTGGGGGTGATGTTTACAGGGGTCCTGTGCTTTCATCATCTCCAGCCATGGCGTTTACTCCAGCATTTCCTTATGCTGGTTTcacttttggctccaattttccgCTTGCGTCAAACTCATATTCAGGTGCTTCAGCATCCTTTGTTGATTCGTCTGGCGCTAGTTCAGGTTTCCCTGCCATTCCTTCCCCACTTGTTGGACCTGCTGGTGCCATTTTGTCAAATTATCCAAGGCCTTATGGTATAAACCTTCCGGAGGGTGGTGCTATTGGTGGATCTAACAACACTCGGAAATGGATTTCGTCGGGTCTTGATCTAAATTCAGGTCCAGGAAATGCAGATATGGAAGGGAAAGATGAGAGGCTGCCTTTGGCATCGAGACAACTCCTAGTTGCAACCTCCCAGGCTTTCACGGAGGAGCAGCTACGAATGTATGCAGTGGTGCCGGGTGGGGGTTTGAAGAGGAAGGAGCCTGAAGGGGGTTGGGATGCAGACAGATCTGCTTACAAGCAACTCTCATGGCAGTGAAGAGAGATTAGAAGCAGGAAATCATCAGTAGCATCTGAATACGGTGAGCTATCCACTCTCTTTTGTTATCTATGATATGACTGTGTTAATGACCTGTGTGGTATTCTAATATTTGTTTTAACTGGTTTGTCTTTGTATCACGGGCACAGGAGTATGTGGGAATCCTCTTTTTATCGGCCTGCGTGCTAAATTATGCTCACAAACCCACATGCCACCTGATGAATCTCAAGTATCATGTGGAAATCTTTCAGAGGGTGCCCGAATTTGCTATCTTTCATGTACATGTTGAGATATGATGCTTTCTTGAAACAATTTTCATCGATTCAGCAGTTCTTTTGTATGGCATTTCTTTAAGCATGTTCAAGTTCTGAGGATATCTTCAGAGGGTGGTGACAGAACATTGTCCAGTCTTTCCCACTCATCATCTCTTCCACCAGGGCTGCTGGAATCAGGTGCTTTCTTCTCTTGAAGGTGTTAATGTAATCCGCCCGTCTTTCCCACTCATCATCTCTTCCACCAGAGCTGCTGCAATCAGGTGCTTTCTTCTCTTGAAGGCGTTAATGTAAATCCGCCCGTGGCCGGTTGGCAGTTCCTGCAGCTTAAGATCTGCCTTTGCTGCTCCAGAGGGTCTGGGGACTTTTGCATTTGGTGAATGCTCAGACATCACCATCCGTTGCTTGTATTTAGTTTTCATGAATTGTGTCATCATAAaattccattctcaagttttgtcACTCGAAAACTTTGTTGAGCAACCGCGGTGGCCTGAGTTGTGAAGCTTATGTTTCTTGCTTCTGACCTCTCCATTCTTTCCTTGCCCTATCAATCCGATGCCATGGGTGGATGTGAATGATAGAATCCATTCTGCCATTTTGTCGTTTTCTTTGTTCTTGCTGAGCTGCTTGTGTTTTTATTCTGGACCAAACTTTTTTACTCGGAAGATGGGGTGTTGGAACGTTGGTTGATTTCTCTGTGTTAGTGCAACTTTCTTCACACGGAGCTCTCAACATACATATTCAAGTTCACATGTGCATCACCGAAAACGAAACAGGTTGACCTTTATCGTTCTCCCTCTCTTGATCTATCATCTAGAGGAGGAGGATAATATCAAGAGAAGGAAAAGTGATGAGATTGAGATttgctcatctctctctcttaatctatcatctggaggtggaggaggataagTGATGTAAATGAGATTACTCTTTGTTATTTATTCAAGTCTTCTTTATTAACTAAATTAGTTGATATCATaccactaaaaaaaaaaatcagttctCAACTCTCAATCAATCAGCTGAGTTAgttaatatcatcaaaaaataattataataaactaatattatagaaataataagtGTTTTCTTAAGGATAGTGGGTAATCGAAAATTTCAAGATTTGTGACATCATACATATATTGAACCATCAATTTGTAAGGTATGATAGACCTTTTTGTTGCAGGTGGAATTCAAAAATATACCGATCATTGGGGCACGTGTGGATATCCGATCGATACCTCGACCTGTATCGGATCCGATACCCGAAAAGGTACACTGTGGCAGTAACTTTTGTTGCGTTACCGGCCATGAGGTCGTCGGGGCCCACATTGAATTCCGAGGCGCAGCGGCCGGGCTTTTCTCCGAGCACGTGAAGGGCAAGAAAGGGCCGGCGCAGAGGAGTCCACGAAAGCCAATACGCTCAGAAACGGCACCGGCATCCTCTGAGCCGCTGCCAGCAGCTTTATTCGCGCGAGAGCGACAGCGATGATGGCGACGGCCACCGCCACCTGCGCATCAGGAATACGCGTCGACAAAAGCGTGATAACGACAATGGAGAGAGAGGATGCCCGTGATGAGACGGATCCACACCACCTGTGTCCGTCCCAGCACTTCATTATTCCTCCACTGTCATCTTCGTGTCCTTTTCCGTCTGACATCTCCTCGCCTGCCCGACCAACCAAAAAAGACAcaccgaagagagagagagagagagagagagggattggTCCCCGCTCGGACATCTTGTTCCCCCATCACATGTGGTGGCGACCGTGGAAGGGACACGGTGCCGAGACTGGTGGGTGGATCCATGGCCTCccatctctctctatctctcattCTCTATCTCTCTCCTCCGTCACCCCCACGACATGACGGcactccttttcctcctcctctctcctcgATCGACCAAGCCGAGTGCCGTGCGTGCACGCTGTTGGAGGAAGCCGTGGCCTTTAATCGTTGCCGTGGTCGTTTCTCGAGCGACGCATGCTGAACGAGGACCGCTCGTTTTCTCAGAACGTTGGATGCCACGCCCAAAGCTACGGAGGTGGGAGGTGACGACACGAATGGTGGCCCCGTTTTCTTTCGTCGATGGCCAATTACATACGAAAATGATTcctattattaatatatatatatatatatatatattttaatcatagATGACCCGACAATAAGACACTCAACCGATATAACttcaattatatgtatatatacacatataaatataatCTTGATATGTACACGTTGTGAACATAAGATATAACATATAGATCCCATTAatgtttataattatattataataaatatgacACTCCCTGCTATACATACACCCTCTTAACATTGATGTAAAGATTTATGTTGTTGAACAGAGCTTCTGAGGTCGATTGTAATGGAGTTTCCCACACGAAACCGCAACCTGAGAGCTAGCCTACAGGAaagtgatttctttgccttaatcatggtgatggtgatggtgatggtgatgggtGATGGGATGTATTGTTTTGCTCATGACTTCGACATTACTCCTATTCTTCAAGGAATCTACCAAAGACGAGAAAACGAAATCAAACATCGTCATACTCTTTTGTTCCTTTGCTTCTTTTTATCTCCATGTTTCATGGAAGAAGCAACGGTCACACCAATTCACAAAGAAAAACTTGGGGGTGCAATTTACAAGCTAGAAAAGATTGACATATTCCTATCAATTCAAACAACATCATGATTATATTACATGAGATGGACTCCCACGTTTCTATCATTCGACCAAAGACTTTGCCCTTTTGATGTGTGTGGCTCGGAAAACCTGAATGAACACATACCCCAGCGTTCTTTAGCAGCCAGCCACTCTAAATCGAACGAGGGAAGAAAACCTAACGTCTGAGTTCAACTTGGTGTTCTTAGTTCCCAAAAACCAGCATTTGTGAACAGTGTGATGTCTCCATGATCTCGCTGTCGTATTTGTTGTGTGAATCACTCCCTGCTACAGGAAATCTTAGCAGTTAAAAGGTTAAGTAATTACGGTCATACCATATGTAATAATTGTGAGCAGGCAAAGTCATCAGCTTCCACCTTCATCTCCAATTGTATAGCTGCAATAGAAGATTTCACATCCACTTCTGCCAACCTACACATGGGAGCAGCGATTGATGAAAGATCCAAGTTGAAACCACGTACCATATGAAATGCTTGTGATCTGATCATTTCTTTTGCTTTATACCGTCAGCCAAGTTTCAAAATTTGCCTACATCACAGACCAACCAAAATATTAGTGGGTTTCAGAGAGAATTAAAACCATGTTTGTAGGCCAATTTTATGTCGTTAATAAGACTGACATCTAATGTGAAACCTCGGCAGCCAGGGAAGGCTTGCAAGTAGCTGATGAGAAAGGTTTCACCCAAATCCAAATCGAAACACTCTTAGAGTTAGATGCATACACCATATTATTGCATGtaatacatttttttttccttgaatATAATCAATCAGCAATTAGGTTAGAAAAAAGAACTGTCTTTTGTGGGAGAAATCCTTTCCCCGAGTTATCTTCCTCTTTGCACAATGACCTGTGCCCGTACTTATGTAGAGTTTTGGGATCTTAATAGATTTTTTttggaaacagaaaaaaaaaaaccatgtttGTAGTTGCAACAAAACTGAATCATTCGATTCCTATTAGACATGCTTATCTAGATATAAAGATGATGTCTTCCTTTTTTACCTCAATCTATGAGGAAGACAACAGatgacagatttttttttttttttcttttttctttgagaaagaagaaaaagatcacCATTCATTACTCAATTAATGAAACTATATCAGCTCTAATTGCATCCCTCACAAAAGGAGGAAGCGAAGCCATTTATCTCAGATTGGATCCAATCATCTGCTAATGTTATTGACCACCCTAAAAGTTTTCAAAGCGCAGAAAGGTTGCAGGCACCGATGATGACTACCGTACTACATGGGTCAATGCATCCTCCAATGGTGTGTGATCGGTGATTCCAAATAATTGTTTTCATTTTTCTACGTAAACTATAAGCCTCTTGAAAACCTTTCAGCTAAGATGAGAAACCGAATTCACGGTTACTCTATTTTTGTACAGGAATCACTTGTGTGCCAAATTCGAGTGCCTCTCTCTGGTTCAGTTCAGTCTTTTCTCCCTCTTCATCAAGCTTATTAGCTGCTAGGGCATGTCATAGATGGCCTCCATGGTTGAAGTGGGAGTGGAGGTGAAGTCCTCCCCAGACAAGTTCTGGACAGCCATTCATGCCTCCACGAAGCTAATCCCCAGGATCTTCCCTCCCCATCACAAGAGCATTCGGATCATTGAAGGTGATGGCAACAGTGTTGGCACCATCCGGCTCCTGAAATATGCCCAAGGTGAGCACATCAGTCCCTTCACTTATCTAACCCTTCATCTTTCTTGTGGAGATCCATCGATGGCAGATCAGAAGAGATCCATCAATTGTTGACATGCATGCCTTTTTGACAGGAGTTCCACTGATCACGTTTGCAAAGCAGGTGGCTGAGGAGCTCGACGATGCCGATATCACCGATGGTGAGATCGTGAGCTTCTACAAGACCTTCAAGACCACCCTAAAGGTGGAAGCCAGAGGTGACAGCAGCCTGGTTAAATACTACATCGAGTATGAAAAGGTGTATGAAGAAGTTCCTGACCCGCATCTCACCCAGGAGATGGCAGTCGAA
Coding sequences:
- the LOC135584113 gene encoding uncharacterized protein LOC135584113 isoform X2 — its product is MHTALQSGGRSPKPLNGPSGAQQLKSGSESDHNTGPSLLSHSKSKKRDRSDQCTEPIKRERPSKPDDGDSIDFKSDNMIKAEIVKITEKGGLVSSEGVEKLVYLMQLDRTEKKIDVASRILVADVIAATDRYDCLNRFVQLQGVPVLNDWLHEVHKCKAGDASNPKESDKAVEDLILALLRALAKLPVNLNALQTCNIGKSVNHLRTHKNPEIQKKARSLIDTWKKRVDAEFAKISDAKSVASGQPVWQVKPGSSDVSHAGSRRAGSTDMTSKSPVTPTTLCKTLPSKPGHSDVIVKSETQGNLKMGSTLVTSVPAGSKDSLCKASANTGAEMLPTAVKEEKSSSSSQSQNNSQSCSSDHAKTVGSSWKEDTRSSSAGSINATKVAGGSSRHRKSSNGVIGTSTSGSQKEANSSKSGSLYRATAFEKSSQSGLTCDNPIDLPVVDHGNSHKLIVRLPNPVRSPARSASGSSFEDPSISGSRASSPGVSDKHEPTDRRVKLHLPSTAADAKTESWQSNDVKELPVGVGGDRSPAADEHIRNAEETGKAIEAPRAVCSSFGNEKGILCTESKTSSFSSINALIESCVKYSEASASLAVEDDGMNLLASVAAGEISKSDLISPTGSPGASPATEDPSTEAKSRLSSDDDAAQSHVKLDEVADADSIKQGINMTGIHTELSPAAVNSHKAEDSCAKSEWKVEEERDGKFSVFKPAEVDKRDSEGASILEEKQMTDMQVLDHYTGCKLKETSLSAEESKPIEYAHQKIEDGSICTSEIVCNDGDDLDIAVSGIKSEKLVVEESQSCPTAKRIPEDATSSDQQQHLRTESAERSVDAGISLDSPDVTSSKDPDKSRICKPDDLSVSHLESNDKQGNNSLNSSMLDESVRPAISSCGAAVVVEDLKVKESHKSSSMESASQEPPSSFTAQETERRSKSAGPRVSGAVADVQEDLASSVEASSLAVEAAVDVASKLDFDLNEGIIGDDGNQFETAVSVSTVCSSTVHLPNLSPFANSTSTGLPAPITVAAPAKGPFVPPENLLRSKGEPGWKGSAATSAFRPAEPRKVLEMPLNTPGMLSPSDFAGKQCRPLLDIDLNEPDEGVLEDMANLSSAKTMGSESGTTSNLDASPRISGGLDLDLNRVDEGMENGQFLASASHGMAVPLLSVGPASAEFPNRESNMLRDFDLNNGPGPEELCSEPITRSQNTKNTSSVPFLPPVANVRMNAVEAGSVSSWFPPGSSYPAVAIPSFLSNRGEQPYPIVAAQGAQRILGPVTASGPFGGDVYRGPVLSSSPAMAFTPAFPYAGFTFGSNFPLASNSYSGASASFVDSSGASSGFPAIPSPLVGPAGAILSNYPRPYGINLPEGGAIGGSNNTRKWISSGLDLNSGPGNADMEGKDERLPLASRQLLVATSQAFTEEQLRMYAVVPGGGLKRKEPEGGWDADRSAYKQLSWQ
- the LOC135584113 gene encoding uncharacterized protein LOC135584113 isoform X3, giving the protein MHTALQSGGRSPKPLNGPSGAQQLKSGSESDHNTGPSLLSHSKSKKRDRSDQCTEPIKRERPSKPDDGDSIDFKSDNMIKAEIVKITEKGGLVSSEGVEKLVYLMQLDRTEKKIDVASRILVADVIAATDRYDCLNRFVQLQGVPVLNDWLHEVHKCKAGDASNPKESDKAVEDLILALLRALAKLPVNLNALQTCNIGKSVNHLRTHKNPEIQKKARSLIDTWKKRVDAEFAKISDAKSVASGQPVWQVKPGSSDVSHAGSRRAGSTDMTSKSPVTPTTLCKTLPSKPGHSDVIVKSETQGNLKMGSTLVTSVPAGSKDSLCKASANTGAEMLPTAVKEEKSSSSSQSQNNSQSCSSDHAKTVGSSWKEDTRSSSAGSINATKVAGGSSRHRKSSNGVIGTSTSGSQKEANSSKSGSLYRATAFEKSSQSGLTCDNPIDLPVVDHGNSHKLIVRLPNPVRSPARSASGSSFEDPSISGSRASSPGVSDKHEPTDRRVKLHLPSTAADAKTESWQSNDVKELPVGVGGDRSPAADEHIRNAEETGKAIEAPRAVCSSFGNEKGILCTESKTSSFSSINALIESCVKYSEASASLAVEDDGMNLLASVAAGEISKSDLISPTGSPGASPATEDPSTEAKSRLSSDDDAAQSHVKLDEVADADSIKQGIHTELSPAAVNSHKAEDSCAKSEWKVEEERDGKFSVFKPAEVDKRDSEGASILEEKQMTDMQVLDHYTGCKLKETSLSAEESKPIEYAHQKIEDGSICTSEIVCNDGDDLDIAVSGIKSEKLVVEESQSCPTAKRIPEDATSSDQQQHLRTESAERSVDAGISLDSPDVTSSKDPDKSRICKPDDLSVSHLESNDKQGNNSLNSSMLDESVRPAISSCGAAVVVEDLKVKESHKSSSMESASQEPPSSFTAQETERRSKSAGPRVSGAVADVQEDLASSVEASSLAVEAAVDVASKLDFDLNEGIIGDDGNQFETAVSVSTVCSSTVHLPNLSPFANSTSTGLPAPITVAAPAKGPFVPPENLLRSKGEPGWKGSAATSAFRPAEPRKVLEMPLNTPGMLSPSDFAGKQCRPLLDIDLNEPDEGVLEDMANLSSAKTMGSESGTTSNLDASPRISGGLDLDLNRVDEGMENGQFLASASHGMAVPLLSVGPASAEFPNRESNMLRDFDLNNGPGPEELCSEPITRSQNTKNTSSVPFLPPVANVRMNAVEAGSVSSWFPPGSSYPAVAIPSFLSNRGEQPYPIVAAQGAQRILGPVTASGPFGGDVYRGPVLSSSPAMAFTPAFPYAGFTFGSNFPLASNSYSGASASFVDSSGASSGFPAIPSPLVGPAGAILSNYPRPYGINLPEGGAIGGSNNTRKWISSGLDLNSGPGNADMEGKDERLPLASRQLLVATSQAFTEEQLRMYAVVPGGGLKRKEPEGGWDADRSAYKQLSWQ
- the LOC135584113 gene encoding uncharacterized protein LOC135584113 isoform X1, with product MHTALQSGGRSPKPLNGPSGAQQLKSGSESDHNTGPSLLSHSKSKKRDRSDQCTEPIKRERPSKPDDGDSIDFKSDNMIKAEIVKITEKGGLVSSEGVEKLVYLMQLDRTEKKIDVASRILVADVIAATDRYDCLNRFVQLQGVPVLNDWLHEVHKCKAGDASNPKESDKAVEDLILALLRALAKLPVNLNALQTCNIGKSVNHLRTHKNPEIQKKARSLIDTWKKRVDAEFAKISDAKSVASGQPVWQVKPGSSDVSHAGSRRAGSTDMTSKSPVTPTTLCKTLPSKPGHSDVIVKSETQGNLKMGSTLVTSVPAGSKDSLCKASANTGAEMLPTAVKEEKSSSSSQSQNNSQSCSSDHAKTVGSSWKEDTRSSSAGSINATKVAGGSSRHRKSSNGVIGTSTSGSQKEANSSKSGSLYRATAFEKSSQSGLTCDNPIDLPVVDHGNSHKLIVRLPNPVRSPARSASGSSFEDPSISGSRASSPGVSDKHEPTDRRVKLHLPSTAADAKTESWQSNDVKELPVGVGGDRSPAADEHIRNAEETGKAIEAPRAVCSSFGNEKGILCTESKTSSFSSINALIESCVKYSEASASLAVEDDGMNLLASVAAGEISKSDLISPTGSPGASPATEDPSTEAKSRLSSDDDAAQSHVKLDEVADADSIKQGKTVGSILTRDVSYLDGTNFSRNNGTDVSLEGINMTGIHTELSPAAVNSHKAEDSCAKSEWKVEEERDGKFSVFKPAEVDKRDSEGASILEEKQMTDMQVLDHYTGCKLKETSLSAEESKPIEYAHQKIEDGSICTSEIVCNDGDDLDIAVSGIKSEKLVVEESQSCPTAKRIPEDATSSDQQQHLRTESAERSVDAGISLDSPDVTSSKDPDKSRICKPDDLSVSHLESNDKQGNNSLNSSMLDESVRPAISSCGAAVVVEDLKVKESHKSSSMESASQEPPSSFTAQETERRSKSAGPRVSGAVADVQEDLASSVEASSLAVEAAVDVASKLDFDLNEGIIGDDGNQFETAVSVSTVCSSTVHLPNLSPFANSTSTGLPAPITVAAPAKGPFVPPENLLRSKGEPGWKGSAATSAFRPAEPRKVLEMPLNTPGMLSPSDFAGKQCRPLLDIDLNEPDEGVLEDMANLSSAKTMGSESGTTSNLDASPRISGGLDLDLNRVDEGMENGQFLASASHGMAVPLLSVGPASAEFPNRESNMLRDFDLNNGPGPEELCSEPITRSQNTKNTSSVPFLPPVANVRMNAVEAGSVSSWFPPGSSYPAVAIPSFLSNRGEQPYPIVAAQGAQRILGPVTASGPFGGDVYRGPVLSSSPAMAFTPAFPYAGFTFGSNFPLASNSYSGASASFVDSSGASSGFPAIPSPLVGPAGAILSNYPRPYGINLPEGGAIGGSNNTRKWISSGLDLNSGPGNADMEGKDERLPLASRQLLVATSQAFTEEQLRMYAVVPGGGLKRKEPEGGWDADRSAYKQLSWQ
- the LOC103998327 gene encoding MLP-like protein 423, whose translation is MASMVEVGVEVKSSPDKFWTAIHASTKLIPRIFPPHHKSIRIIEGDGNSVGTIRLLKYAQGVPLITFAKQVAEELDDADITDGEIVSFYKTFKTTLKVEARGDSSLVKYYIEYEKVYEEVPDPHLTQEMAVEHYNELFDLS